One window from the genome of Candidatus Didemnitutus sp. encodes:
- a CDS encoding CPBP family intramembrane metalloprotease, with protein MSGEIAGGMLALAVAALWLPGTWLGRSAWQWLTVVAFAAAWWAGVLDATGAGVAVVWFGAVQVWASDRAAPRGRRALEAIVVLVAAAALMMHALPGFANPRVIGPVRFTPDAMPFSLFVNFDKTLIALGLLGLAHARVASAREWRGVLHEVAKWAPLTIAAVLTGSFALGYVRWAPKLPAEAPLWLAVNLLFTCTAEEALFRGFVQGGLRRAWANVRGGKWLALAVGAMAFGLAHVAGGWKYVALATVAGAGYGWVYERTQRVEASALAHWALNTLQFFLFTYPALAR; from the coding sequence ATGAGCGGCGAGATCGCAGGCGGGATGCTGGCGTTGGCGGTGGCGGCGCTGTGGTTGCCGGGCACATGGCTCGGGCGGTCGGCGTGGCAATGGCTCACGGTTGTGGCGTTCGCCGCGGCGTGGTGGGCGGGCGTGCTCGACGCGACGGGAGCGGGCGTGGCGGTGGTCTGGTTCGGAGCGGTGCAGGTGTGGGCGAGCGATCGCGCCGCGCCGCGCGGACGGCGTGCCTTGGAGGCGATCGTGGTCCTGGTCGCGGCGGCGGCGTTGATGATGCACGCGCTGCCGGGGTTCGCGAATCCGCGCGTGATCGGGCCAGTGCGGTTCACGCCGGATGCGATGCCGTTTTCGTTGTTCGTGAATTTCGACAAGACGCTGATTGCGCTCGGACTGCTCGGGCTGGCGCACGCGCGCGTAGCTTCGGCGCGCGAGTGGCGCGGCGTGTTGCACGAGGTGGCGAAATGGGCGCCGCTGACGATCGCGGCGGTGCTGACGGGATCGTTCGCGCTCGGCTACGTGCGCTGGGCGCCGAAGCTGCCGGCGGAGGCGCCGCTGTGGCTGGCGGTGAATCTGCTGTTCACGTGCACGGCGGAGGAGGCGCTGTTCCGCGGGTTCGTGCAGGGCGGCTTGCGGCGGGCGTGGGCGAACGTGCGGGGCGGAAAGTGGCTCGCGCTCGCGGTTGGCGCGATGGCGTTCGGCCTCGCGCACGTGGCGGGCGGCTGGAAATACGTGGCGCTGGCGACGGTGGCGGGCGCGGGCTACGGCTGGGTTTACGAGCGGACGCAGCGCGTGGAGG
- a CDS encoding response regulator transcription factor, with protein sequence MRRVFLDRIAGGDVMSGRAARTAAKIAVGLVEDDVPYRAYLETLLGGSDAYAIAALAGSAEEALAWPLATSPALLLIDVALPGRSGAASVKDFLARWPQAKVIILTGRDADEPVLEAIRAGAAGYLLKSASSSEILEALDDVRAGGAPMSPAIARRVLTLLREPAGASAAGTGTAAGPELALLTERERAVLALVADGCADKEICTQLGVTRSTVKNHLTAIYDKWRVRSRTQAAVRFVKITGG encoded by the coding sequence GTGCGGCGCGTGTTTTTGGATCGAATTGCCGGAGGCGACGTCATGAGCGGCAGGGCGGCGCGGACGGCGGCGAAGATCGCCGTGGGTTTGGTGGAGGACGATGTGCCGTATCGGGCGTATTTGGAGACGCTGCTCGGCGGCAGCGACGCGTATGCAATCGCGGCCCTGGCCGGATCGGCGGAAGAAGCGCTGGCGTGGCCGCTCGCGACATCGCCGGCGTTGTTGCTCATCGATGTGGCGCTGCCGGGGCGCAGCGGCGCGGCCAGCGTGAAGGATTTTCTCGCGCGCTGGCCGCAGGCGAAGGTGATTATCCTCACGGGGCGCGATGCGGACGAGCCCGTGCTCGAGGCGATCCGCGCGGGCGCGGCGGGTTACCTGCTCAAGAGCGCGTCGTCGTCGGAAATTCTCGAGGCGCTCGATGACGTGCGGGCGGGCGGCGCGCCGATGTCGCCGGCGATCGCGCGGCGTGTGCTGACGTTATTGCGCGAGCCGGCGGGCGCGAGCGCGGCCGGCACGGGGACGGCAGCGGGACCAGAGTTGGCATTGTTGACGGAGCGTGAGCGCGCGGTGCTGGCGCTCGTGGCAGATGGTTGCGCGGACAAGGAGATCTGCACGCAGCTCGGCGTGACGCGGTCGACGGTGAAGAATCACCTGACTGCCATCTACGACAAGTGGCGCGTGCGTTCGCGCACGCAGGCGGCGGTGAGATTCGTGAAGATCACCGGCGGATGA
- a CDS encoding HAMP domain-containing histidine kinase: MLELLQRQARRLRFTDPVMESAFMTERIEGGLTRARVILVAAMAAFALGGWADIANIARTSMLLRALLQMRVLAEVACAGMLLSTWLPGHTRRAEWVNALGVAVLAAYPVLAYWHFAYHLPKLQFVGQLIGNLMPILAVSAFALPLRARTLAVVITAVLVPGAWFFRATVLVDRASEWRVLVTAFFGIVPVVLLMAWWREAGERTMFAQREHARRLNAELERANAELARLNAEKNEFMAVAAHDLRAPLGVVRGLLELLREGRIAAPEKRDEALRQALGETGRMHALVENYLGAHAAESGVLPVRMETIDLGAAAHELAARHGATAAAKRQALTTDAPAGRVRVTADAALLAQVGDNFVTNALKFSPAGAAVRIELLAAPGAGVARLAVVDAGPGVSLEEQGKLFRKFSRGAARPTAGESSAGLGLATARRLAEAMDGRVGCESPMADGCGACFWIELPEATS; this comes from the coding sequence ATGCTCGAACTCCTGCAGCGCCAGGCGCGCCGGCTGCGCTTCACCGATCCCGTCATGGAGAGTGCCTTCATGACGGAGCGCATCGAGGGTGGGCTGACGCGGGCGCGGGTGATCTTGGTGGCGGCGATGGCGGCGTTCGCGCTCGGCGGCTGGGCGGACATCGCGAATATCGCGCGGACGTCGATGTTGTTGCGGGCACTCCTCCAGATGCGCGTGCTGGCCGAAGTGGCGTGCGCGGGGATGCTGCTCTCGACCTGGTTGCCGGGGCACACGCGGCGCGCGGAGTGGGTCAACGCGCTCGGCGTGGCCGTGCTCGCGGCGTATCCGGTGCTGGCCTACTGGCATTTCGCCTACCATCTGCCGAAGCTGCAATTCGTGGGGCAGCTCATCGGCAATCTCATGCCGATTCTCGCGGTGTCGGCGTTCGCGCTGCCGTTGCGCGCCCGCACGCTGGCGGTCGTCATCACCGCCGTGCTGGTGCCGGGGGCGTGGTTCTTCCGCGCCACGGTGTTGGTGGACCGGGCGTCGGAATGGCGCGTGCTGGTGACGGCGTTTTTCGGCATCGTGCCGGTCGTGCTGCTGATGGCGTGGTGGCGCGAGGCGGGCGAGCGCACGATGTTCGCGCAGCGCGAGCATGCACGGCGGTTGAATGCGGAGCTGGAGCGGGCGAACGCCGAGCTCGCGCGGCTCAACGCGGAGAAGAACGAATTCATGGCCGTCGCCGCGCACGACCTGCGTGCGCCGCTCGGCGTCGTGCGCGGCTTGCTGGAGCTGTTGCGCGAGGGGCGGATCGCGGCGCCGGAGAAGCGCGACGAGGCGTTGCGGCAGGCGCTCGGAGAGACGGGCCGGATGCATGCCCTGGTGGAAAATTATCTCGGCGCACACGCGGCGGAGAGCGGAGTGTTGCCGGTGCGCATGGAAACGATCGATCTCGGCGCCGCGGCGCACGAACTCGCGGCGCGGCATGGCGCGACGGCGGCGGCGAAGCGGCAGGCCCTGACGACCGATGCGCCGGCGGGGCGCGTGCGCGTGACGGCGGATGCGGCGCTGCTCGCGCAGGTGGGGGACAATTTCGTGACCAACGCGCTGAAGTTCTCCCCCGCCGGCGCGGCGGTGCGGATAGAGCTGCTCGCGGCGCCCGGTGCGGGCGTGGCGCGGCTGGCGGTCGTGGACGCCGGGCCGGGCGTATCGCTCGAGGAACAAGGGAAGCTGTTTCGCAAATTCAGTCGCGGTGCGGCGCGGCCGACAGCCGGCGAATCGAGCGCGGGGCTCGGCCTCGCGACGGCGCGCCGTCTGGCGGAGGCGATGGACGGACGCGTGGGCTGCGAGAGTCCGATGGCGGACGGGTGCGGCGCGTGTTTTTGGATCGAATTGCCGGAGGCGACGTCATGA
- a CDS encoding autotransporter-associated beta strand repeat-containing protein, translating into MTPHTVRRRLTALLITGLLALAAHAQTDTGSGTTGSGTGSGTDTGSGTGSGVVGSGTTSYDAPNTYDLGGGTVTLATAILNGGTVTNGAINASTGFTGYSGTVTAQLLGSGGLTKTTSDTLVLAGTNNFSGGTTVSEGTLQIGDGTASATFTGAITNNATVVFNRGGDYAYGNYITGTGDVVQNGDILRLQIPQTYTGRTLVNSGYLVLAANADQGLSTSTQVYVASGAYFDISNHATTGAGLTGAGTVYSFGGSSGHLGVAPPDGERQVFSGTLGGSYPNFAFTKSGTGTLVLSGANTYTGNTDVSAGTLLVNGSLGSTATTVASGATLGGTGSISGATTIATGGILAPGDSVGTLTFHDGLSLASGAVLSFDLGTTGDLIVVDGGTLAGPASGSVTVNLANAGGLTAATYTLFNFTGATLSDFDAADFSLGTSPSGWSYTFGLTADSLQVTVSAVPEPSTIALALGAAGLGCVLLRRRRALQR; encoded by the coding sequence ATGACCCCGCACACCGTCCGCCGCCGCCTCACCGCTCTCCTCATCACCGGACTCCTCGCGCTCGCCGCCCATGCGCAAACCGACACGGGCTCTGGCACCACGGGCTCCGGCACCGGATCCGGCACCGACACGGGCTCTGGCACCGGATCGGGCGTCGTCGGCTCGGGCACCACCAGCTACGACGCGCCCAACACCTACGATCTCGGCGGCGGCACCGTCACGCTCGCCACCGCCATCCTCAACGGCGGCACCGTCACCAACGGCGCCATCAACGCCTCGACCGGTTTCACCGGTTACAGCGGCACCGTCACCGCCCAACTGCTCGGCAGTGGCGGCCTCACGAAGACCACGTCCGACACGCTCGTCCTCGCCGGCACGAATAACTTTTCCGGCGGCACCACCGTCTCCGAGGGCACGCTCCAGATCGGCGACGGCACGGCCAGCGCAACTTTCACCGGCGCGATCACCAACAACGCCACCGTCGTCTTCAACCGCGGCGGCGACTACGCTTACGGCAACTACATCACCGGCACCGGCGACGTCGTGCAGAACGGGGACATCCTCCGCCTGCAAATCCCCCAGACCTACACCGGCCGCACGCTCGTCAACTCCGGTTATCTCGTGCTCGCCGCCAACGCCGATCAAGGTCTCTCCACCTCCACCCAGGTCTACGTCGCGAGCGGCGCGTATTTCGACATCTCCAACCACGCCACCACCGGCGCGGGCCTGACCGGCGCCGGCACCGTCTACAGCTTCGGCGGCAGCTCCGGCCACCTCGGCGTCGCCCCCCCCGACGGCGAACGCCAGGTCTTTTCCGGCACGCTCGGCGGCTCCTACCCCAACTTCGCCTTCACCAAATCCGGCACCGGCACCCTCGTGCTCTCCGGCGCGAACACCTACACCGGCAACACCGACGTCTCCGCCGGCACGCTGCTCGTCAACGGCTCGCTCGGCAGCACGGCCACCACGGTCGCCAGCGGCGCCACCCTCGGCGGCACGGGTTCGATCAGCGGCGCCACCACCATCGCCACCGGCGGCATCCTCGCGCCCGGCGATTCGGTCGGCACGCTCACCTTCCACGACGGCCTGAGTCTCGCCTCCGGCGCCGTGCTCAGCTTCGACCTCGGCACCACGGGCGATCTCATCGTGGTCGACGGCGGCACGCTCGCCGGTCCGGCCTCCGGCAGCGTCACGGTCAACCTCGCCAACGCCGGCGGGCTCACCGCCGCCACCTACACGCTGTTCAATTTCACCGGCGCAACGCTCTCGGACTTCGATGCCGCCGATTTCTCCCTCGGCACCTCGCCCTCGGGTTGGAGCTACACCTTCGGCCTCACCGCCGACAGCCTGCAAGTCACCGTCTCTGCCGTGCCGGAGCCGTCCACCATCGCGCTCGCCCTCGGCGCCGCCGGCCTCGGCTGCGTGCTGCTGCGCCGGCGGCGCGCGCTGCAACGCTGA
- a CDS encoding fused MFS/spermidine synthase: MRGALSALVRLARAVRRRPDLWVGCATLAIVIPVFQLTSLRVLALDRVLFSHLADSFGVGMISVFMSVFVALLLRTAPPAVARTLRVGWAVVVAATTAGLLFSFAHPARTSTSWILQSLVLAVLAWSALLAVLLPACGLVRVRDLRAAARELGHHWIGVVFYLATGGYLLSIVRHFTPDVFDPTLLKMDASLGPLFVAAIARWTAAHPAAQFLSDYTYPLLGFFLAAVGARLHLAGEFAPLRRYLTAVVFVAFLGPVFYWALPAVGPIYAWPELFSQTTPPSDVLVHVLGGASTIGFRQNVLRNVFPSLHTTFTLVALAALWPRRREVLLWLPLAASQIITTLTLGVHYVVDLIAAVPLAVLAWSLAEAATRRFPPEDAAPLPPLRGDATIRRPRLLVLAGALAASVAALVFWGVAAPLPPWLAWPLTALVVLAPLIAARRLFEHASDTPRAKIPAPHRPDAPVFAPRLLAGAVFCTGGTALILEQVAEKYLSTLLGSSRPAATLVLVVYFTGLALGAALCPKKSAGASRRLAILELFIAAWCALLALAFFAVDQRLGSWLAAHESSAYALSASRAAIAVLWLLPPTLAMGAQLPTLAAALHSTPEFADASLTRLYALNLAGACAFCFGAPVLLFNLVGANGALWFAAGLGALIGLALWSGLPRPSAASGHAPRALARRVPVAPRFLGSAFAAGFAFFTLEVVWFHLIGAACGASVYSFSLLLGLVLLGLALAGRRIARGGTTALPRLLASLAVTLAVTGALWPWVGRALAAVNGVLHLEWFWAGELLKTLAVAALVLPPAVLLGQVFPRVLRDAGGDGAQVGRLSLANIAGCVAGALATGFGFIPHLGAEHTLAGGALLAALGALASWRRLVHLPRALAVGGIALVLLLPAWDRLELTRGHGVYLAAGLPADARLAWFREDFAAGFVTVATRTDAQGRTVKTLLQNGKFDADDAGEVPAQISFGLLAALHAPQTGRALVIGAGSGQTAAIVAQLGFAHVDIAELSPAHLAAARAEFVHLHGGVFDRANVAVHIEDGRNFLLRSRTPYDVIQIEITSLWFAGATNLYSREFYALARARLAPGGALVQWIQLHHLGPREIATILATAHAEFPGVALWRAGGQACLVATTQPPRLNLSVWQRWLTDPAFATARAATGIVSPETLAPAELLPGPRLDALLQRHAGAYGLNTDRNRWLEFHSPQFYLSRVDHRAANLRWLASAPP, translated from the coding sequence ATGCGCGGCGCCCTGTCCGCCCTCGTGCGCCTCGCTCGCGCGGTGCGCCGCCGCCCGGATCTTTGGGTCGGATGCGCGACGCTCGCGATCGTCATCCCGGTCTTCCAGCTGACGTCGCTGCGCGTGCTCGCGCTCGATCGCGTCCTGTTCAGTCACCTCGCCGACTCCTTCGGCGTGGGCATGATCAGCGTGTTCATGAGCGTGTTCGTGGCGCTGCTCCTCCGCACCGCGCCGCCCGCCGTCGCCCGCACGCTGCGCGTCGGCTGGGCCGTGGTCGTCGCCGCCACCACCGCCGGCCTGCTCTTCTCTTTCGCCCACCCCGCGCGCACCTCCACCAGCTGGATTCTCCAATCCCTCGTGCTGGCCGTGCTGGCCTGGAGCGCACTGCTCGCCGTGCTGCTGCCCGCTTGCGGACTCGTGCGCGTGCGCGATCTGCGCGCCGCGGCGCGCGAACTCGGACACCATTGGATTGGCGTCGTCTTCTACCTCGCGACCGGCGGCTACCTGCTCTCGATCGTCCGCCACTTCACGCCCGACGTGTTCGATCCGACGCTGCTGAAAATGGACGCCTCGCTCGGTCCGCTGTTCGTCGCCGCGATCGCCCGCTGGACCGCCGCCCATCCCGCCGCGCAATTCCTTAGCGACTACACCTACCCGCTGCTCGGCTTCTTTCTCGCCGCCGTCGGGGCGCGCCTGCACCTCGCCGGTGAATTCGCCCCGCTGCGTCGCTACCTCACCGCGGTTGTCTTCGTTGCCTTCCTCGGACCTGTTTTCTACTGGGCGTTGCCGGCCGTCGGTCCGATCTACGCGTGGCCGGAGCTATTTTCCCAGACGACGCCGCCGTCCGATGTGCTGGTCCACGTGCTCGGCGGAGCATCGACCATCGGCTTCCGCCAAAACGTCCTGCGCAACGTCTTCCCTTCGCTGCACACGACCTTCACGCTCGTTGCCCTGGCCGCTCTCTGGCCGCGCCGCCGCGAAGTGCTGTTGTGGCTGCCGCTGGCGGCCTCGCAAATCATCACGACGCTCACGCTCGGCGTGCACTACGTGGTCGACCTCATCGCCGCCGTGCCGCTCGCCGTGCTCGCGTGGTCGCTCGCCGAAGCCGCCACACGGCGCTTCCCGCCCGAGGACGCCGCGCCGCTGCCGCCCTTGCGCGGCGACGCAACCATCCGCCGCCCGCGCCTGCTCGTCCTCGCCGGCGCACTGGCCGCGAGCGTCGCCGCCTTGGTTTTCTGGGGCGTCGCCGCCCCGCTCCCGCCATGGCTCGCGTGGCCGCTGACCGCCCTCGTGGTTCTCGCCCCGCTCATCGCCGCGCGGCGTTTGTTTGAGCACGCATCGGATACTCCTCGCGCAAAAATTCCCGCGCCCCATCGGCCGGACGCGCCGGTGTTCGCCCCGCGTCTGCTCGCCGGCGCCGTTTTCTGCACTGGCGGCACCGCGCTCATCCTCGAACAAGTCGCCGAAAAATACCTCTCGACCCTCCTTGGCTCGAGCCGGCCCGCCGCCACGCTGGTGCTCGTCGTCTATTTCACCGGACTCGCGCTCGGCGCCGCGCTGTGTCCGAAAAAATCCGCCGGCGCCTCCCGCCGCCTCGCGATTCTCGAGCTCTTCATTGCCGCCTGGTGTGCGCTGCTCGCCCTCGCCTTCTTCGCCGTCGACCAGCGACTCGGCTCCTGGCTCGCCGCGCACGAATCGTCCGCCTACGCGCTCAGCGCCAGCCGCGCGGCCATCGCGGTCCTCTGGTTGTTGCCGCCCACGCTCGCGATGGGCGCGCAACTTCCCACGCTCGCCGCCGCGCTGCACAGCACGCCCGAATTCGCGGATGCCTCGCTCACGCGTCTCTACGCGCTGAACCTCGCGGGCGCGTGCGCGTTCTGCTTCGGCGCGCCCGTCCTGCTCTTCAACCTCGTCGGCGCCAACGGCGCGCTCTGGTTCGCCGCCGGACTCGGCGCGTTGATCGGCCTGGCGCTCTGGTCGGGCCTTCCGCGCCCGAGCGCCGCGTCCGGACACGCCCCGCGCGCCCTCGCGCGCCGCGTGCCCGTCGCGCCCCGGTTTCTCGGCTCCGCGTTCGCCGCGGGCTTCGCGTTCTTCACGCTTGAAGTCGTCTGGTTTCACCTCATCGGCGCTGCCTGCGGTGCGAGCGTCTACAGTTTCTCGCTTCTGCTCGGGCTCGTGCTGCTCGGCCTCGCGTTGGCCGGACGCCGCATCGCGCGCGGCGGCACCACTGCCTTGCCGCGCCTGCTCGCCTCGCTCGCGGTCACACTCGCCGTCACCGGCGCGCTGTGGCCGTGGGTTGGCCGCGCGCTCGCAGCAGTCAATGGCGTGCTGCATCTCGAATGGTTCTGGGCGGGTGAACTTCTCAAGACTCTCGCCGTCGCCGCGCTCGTGCTTCCGCCCGCCGTCCTGCTCGGACAGGTTTTCCCGCGCGTGCTGCGCGACGCCGGCGGCGACGGCGCGCAAGTCGGTCGCCTCAGCCTCGCCAACATCGCCGGCTGCGTCGCCGGCGCTCTCGCCACCGGATTCGGCTTCATCCCGCACCTCGGCGCCGAGCACACCCTGGCCGGCGGCGCCCTGCTCGCCGCCCTCGGCGCGCTCGCGAGTTGGCGCCGCCTCGTGCACCTGCCCCGCGCGCTCGCCGTCGGAGGCATCGCGCTCGTCTTGCTTCTCCCCGCCTGGGATCGCCTCGAGCTCACGCGCGGGCACGGCGTCTATCTCGCGGCGGGCCTGCCCGCGGACGCGCGGCTCGCGTGGTTCCGCGAGGATTTTGCCGCGGGTTTCGTCACCGTCGCGACCCGCACGGACGCCCAGGGCCGCACGGTCAAAACCCTCCTGCAAAACGGCAAGTTCGACGCCGACGACGCCGGCGAAGTCCCCGCCCAAATCAGCTTCGGCCTGCTCGCCGCCCTCCACGCCCCGCAGACCGGCCGCGCTCTCGTCATCGGCGCCGGCTCGGGCCAGACCGCCGCCATCGTCGCCCAGCTCGGCTTCGCCCACGTCGACATCGCCGAGCTCTCGCCCGCGCATCTCGCCGCCGCGCGCGCCGAGTTCGTCCATCTCCATGGCGGAGTCTTCGACCGCGCCAACGTCGCCGTGCACATCGAGGACGGCCGCAATTTCCTCCTCCGCTCGCGCACGCCCTACGACGTCATCCAGATCGAGATCACTTCGCTCTGGTTCGCCGGCGCCACGAATCTCTACTCGCGCGAGTTCTACGCCCTCGCCCGAGCGCGCCTCGCGCCGGGCGGCGCGCTCGTGCAATGGATCCAACTCCACCACCTCGGCCCGCGCGAAATCGCCACGATCCTCGCCACCGCGCACGCGGAGTTTCCCGGCGTCGCGCTCTGGCGCGCCGGCGGCCAGGCCTGCCTCGTCGCCACCACGCAGCCGCCGCGCCTCAACCTCTCCGTCTGGCAACGCTGGCTCACCGACCCCGCGTTCGCCACCGCGCGCGCCGCGACCGGCATCGTGTCCCCCGAGACCCTCGCCCCCGCCGAACTCCTCCCCGGCCCGCGCCTCGACGCGCTTCTGCAACGCCACGCCGGCGCCTACGGTCTCAATACCGACCGCAACCGCTGGCTCGAATTCCACTCGCCGCAATTCTACCTCAGCCGCGTCGATCACCGCGCCGCCAACCTCCGCTGGCTCGCCTCCGCCCCGCCCTGA
- a CDS encoding toll/interleukin-1 receptor domain-containing protein — translation MTSPATPPPKPTLFISYASEDREAARRLRDTLAAAGLDVWYDENELGGGDAWDAKIRRQIRECDYFMPVISANTERRKEGYFRREWRLAVERTLDMADDVMFLLPVCIDGTSESNARVPEKFFAVQWLRAAGGTATPALENLARRIATGEHLAPLPPRGRTEPPISRASTAPAPGAPPPLPPTRARHDAHDGPPPMPPFPHHTGEGVGPLFKFFAEILWWIITAAWLLLRRAPKWIRVLIIIWACFTLFSYCARNRSSPPAGKVPAEKTEKRTKPQLTAADLAAAQKALKESGLPAGLAEFGNEVAKRLAAEIRNSEAADKQIVAVPFHSGITDPAEAKFLTDVFMPLWGRLSIERAGETALISTPLPAPTNEALAALGKKLDATFVLGARLVRTSPPATPATTEAAPTAPVTEATLEVVLVRGEDGNVTWSQSFPVRDSDPAAVGNRIADAVLHAAPAK, via the coding sequence GTGACGTCCCCCGCCACACCGCCGCCCAAACCGACGCTGTTCATCAGCTACGCCTCCGAAGATCGCGAAGCCGCGCGCCGTTTGCGCGACACGCTCGCCGCGGCGGGACTCGACGTCTGGTATGACGAAAACGAACTCGGCGGCGGCGACGCCTGGGACGCCAAGATCCGCCGCCAAATCCGCGAGTGCGACTACTTCATGCCCGTCATCTCGGCCAACACCGAGCGACGCAAGGAAGGCTATTTCCGCCGCGAGTGGCGCCTCGCCGTCGAGCGCACGCTCGATATGGCCGACGACGTGATGTTCCTTCTGCCCGTCTGCATCGACGGCACTTCGGAAAGCAACGCGCGCGTCCCGGAGAAATTCTTCGCCGTGCAATGGCTGCGCGCCGCCGGCGGCACCGCGACACCGGCCTTGGAAAACCTCGCGCGCCGCATCGCCACCGGCGAGCACCTCGCGCCGCTCCCGCCCCGCGGCCGCACCGAGCCGCCGATCTCGCGCGCTTCCACCGCACCCGCGCCTGGCGCGCCCCCGCCGCTCCCGCCCACGCGTGCCCGGCACGATGCCCACGACGGCCCGCCGCCGATGCCGCCGTTCCCGCATCACACCGGCGAGGGCGTGGGCCCGCTCTTCAAATTTTTCGCGGAAATCCTCTGGTGGATCATCACCGCCGCATGGCTGCTCCTCCGCCGCGCGCCGAAGTGGATCCGCGTCCTGATCATCATCTGGGCGTGCTTCACCCTTTTCTCCTATTGCGCGCGCAACCGCTCGTCCCCTCCCGCGGGGAAAGTTCCCGCCGAGAAGACGGAGAAGCGAACCAAGCCCCAACTCACCGCCGCCGATCTCGCCGCCGCACAAAAGGCGCTCAAGGAATCCGGCCTGCCCGCCGGCCTCGCGGAATTCGGCAACGAAGTGGCCAAGCGCCTCGCCGCGGAAATCAGGAACTCCGAAGCTGCCGACAAGCAGATCGTCGCCGTCCCTTTCCACTCCGGCATCACCGATCCCGCCGAGGCGAAGTTCCTCACCGACGTCTTCATGCCGCTCTGGGGCCGACTCTCCATCGAACGCGCCGGCGAGACCGCACTCATCTCCACGCCGTTGCCCGCCCCGACTAACGAAGCCCTCGCCGCACTCGGCAAGAAACTCGACGCCACCTTCGTCCTCGGCGCGCGTCTCGTCCGCACTTCTCCGCCAGCCACGCCCGCCACCACCGAAGCCGCCCCGACCGCACCCGTCACCGAAGCCACGCTCGAAGTCGTGTTGGTGCGCGGTGAGGACGGCAACGTTACGTGGTCGCAGAGTTTCCCCGTGCGAGACAGCGACCCCGCCGCGGTCGGCAACCGGATCGCCGACGCCGTCCTGCACGCCGCGCCGGCGAAATGA
- a CDS encoding formamidopyrimidine-DNA glycosylase codes for MPELPDITVYVEALEARVVGQLLECVRVRDIFVLRTAVPPIDALAGQRVARLRRIGKRIAFGFEDGKWLVLHLMIAGRLQWTAATSAKMTPVKVRNELAQFVFAAGVLTLTEAGTKHRASLHVVADEAGLAAHGRGGLDVFAATTAEFAARLRGENHTLKRALTDPRLFDGIGNAYSDEILHAARLSPVALTSKLDDEAVARLHAATQRTLREWTERLRAEAAEKFPANVTAFRPEMAVHGKFGAACPVCGTTVQRIRYAENEVNYCPRCQTGGKLLADRSLSRLLNSDWPKTIDEWEERQAAR; via the coding sequence GTGCCCGAGTTGCCGGACATCACCGTTTATGTGGAGGCGCTGGAAGCGCGTGTAGTCGGCCAGTTGCTCGAGTGCGTGCGGGTGCGGGATATTTTCGTGCTGCGCACGGCGGTGCCGCCGATCGACGCGCTCGCGGGGCAGCGGGTGGCGCGGCTGCGGCGGATCGGGAAGCGCATCGCATTCGGTTTCGAGGACGGCAAATGGCTCGTGCTGCACCTGATGATCGCGGGACGGTTGCAATGGACGGCGGCAACGTCCGCGAAGATGACGCCGGTGAAAGTGCGGAATGAGCTCGCGCAATTCGTGTTCGCTGCCGGCGTGCTGACGCTCACCGAGGCGGGCACGAAGCATCGCGCATCGCTGCACGTCGTCGCGGATGAAGCCGGGCTCGCGGCGCACGGGCGCGGCGGGCTGGACGTGTTTGCGGCGACGACGGCGGAGTTCGCGGCGCGGTTGCGCGGGGAGAATCACACGCTCAAGCGCGCGCTGACCGATCCGCGGTTGTTCGACGGGATCGGCAACGCCTACTCGGACGAGATCCTGCATGCGGCGCGGCTGTCGCCGGTCGCGCTGACGTCGAAACTGGACGACGAGGCGGTCGCGCGGCTGCACGCGGCGACGCAGCGCACGCTGCGCGAATGGACGGAGCGGTTGCGTGCGGAGGCGGCGGAGAAATTTCCGGCGAACGTCACGGCGTTCCGTCCGGAGATGGCGGTGCACGGGAAGTTCGGCGCGGCGTGTCCGGTGTGCGGGACGACGGTGCAGCGGATCCGTTACGCGGAGAACGAGGTGAATTATTGCCCGCGCTGTCAGACGGGCGGGAAGCTGCTGGCGGATCGCTCGCTCTCGCGGCTGCTCAATTCCGACTGGCCAAAGACGATCGACGAGTGGGAGGAGCGCCAGGCGGCGCGGTGA